The Apium graveolens cultivar Ventura chromosome 11, ASM990537v1, whole genome shotgun sequence genome has a window encoding:
- the LOC141697644 gene encoding serine hydroxymethyltransferase 3, chloroplastic-like: MNPKRRVSGTSVYFEYMLYRLNKSAGLVDYDMLEKTANLFRPKLIIAVASAYPRDFDYPRMRKGGPHNRTIGGLVVCLKYAQTPEFKAYQNQEYDLMW, from the exons ATGAATCCTAAGAGACGTGTATCAGGAACATCTGTTTATTTTGAATATATGCTTTATCGGCTTAATAAATCCGCAG GTCTTGTTGATTATGACATGCTTGAGAAAACAGCTAACCTCTTTAGACCAAAGCTCATTATTGCCGTTGCCAGTGCTTATCCTCGAGATTTTGACTATCCTCGTATGAGGAAG GGTGGTCCTCATAACCGCACAATTGGGGGACTTGTAGTCTGCCTGAAGTATGCGCAGACCCCGGAATTCAAGGCTTACCAAAATCAG GAATATGACCTAATGTGGTGA